The proteins below are encoded in one region of Vallitalea longa:
- the uvrB gene encoding excinuclease ABC subunit UvrB, whose translation MSKFEIHSKFQPTGDQPNAIKKLAGGFKRGKKFETLLGVTGSGKTFTMAHIIKELKKPTLIMAHNKTLAAQLYSEFKEFFPNNAVEYFVSYYDYYQPEAYVPHTDTFIEKDSSINEEIDKLRHSATASLAERDDVIIVASVSCIYGLGSPIDYKNMVLSLRPGMIKDRDEILKKLVDIQYMRNDMNFVRGTFRVRGDVIEIFPAASTDRAVRVELFGDEIDRITEINVITGEILGYMEHIAIFPASHYVIETDKIEKSIRSIEEEKIQVVKSFREKDKLLEAQRIAQRTNYDVEMIRETGFCSGIENYSRHLTGLPPGAPPHTLIDYFPDDFLLIIDESHMTVPQVRGMYAGDQSRKSTLVEYGFRLPSAKDNRPLNFNEFERKLNQVLFVSATPGPYENDHKQLMAEQIIRPTGLLDPKIEVKPVKGQIDDLISNVQKEVENKNKILITTLTKRMAEDLTDYMKESGIRVRYLHSDIDTLERIEIVRDLRMDVFDVLVGINLLREGLDIPEITLVAILDADKEGFLRSETALIQTVGRAARNVEGRVIMYADIITDSMNRAITETNRRRDIQKKYNEEHNITPTTISKPVRDIISITQVAESEATYELNKDPESMSREELEKKILKCSKEMKQAAMDLQFERAAQLRDELYELKKQLDA comes from the coding sequence ATGTCTAAATTCGAGATCCATTCTAAATTTCAACCTACAGGAGATCAGCCCAATGCAATAAAAAAATTGGCTGGTGGTTTCAAGAGAGGTAAGAAATTCGAGACTTTACTAGGAGTTACAGGTTCAGGAAAAACATTTACCATGGCACATATTATTAAGGAATTAAAAAAGCCTACATTAATTATGGCACACAATAAAACTTTAGCCGCTCAATTGTATAGTGAATTTAAAGAATTTTTTCCTAATAATGCTGTAGAGTATTTTGTTAGTTATTATGATTATTATCAACCAGAAGCATATGTCCCTCATACAGATACATTTATAGAAAAAGATTCATCAATCAATGAAGAAATAGATAAATTAAGGCACTCTGCTACAGCGTCTCTTGCAGAAAGAGATGATGTTATAATTGTGGCAAGTGTTTCATGTATATATGGTCTTGGAAGTCCTATAGATTACAAGAATATGGTTCTTTCATTAAGACCGGGAATGATAAAAGATAGAGATGAGATATTAAAAAAATTAGTTGATATTCAATATATGAGAAATGATATGAACTTTGTCAGAGGTACTTTTAGAGTGAGAGGCGATGTGATAGAAATATTTCCAGCAGCTTCAACTGATAGGGCAGTAAGAGTAGAATTATTCGGTGATGAAATAGATAGGATAACAGAGATAAATGTAATTACTGGAGAAATACTGGGGTATATGGAACATATAGCTATATTTCCTGCGTCACACTATGTAATTGAAACAGATAAAATAGAAAAGTCCATAAGGTCTATAGAAGAAGAGAAAATTCAAGTAGTTAAATCTTTTAGGGAAAAGGATAAATTACTAGAAGCTCAGAGAATAGCCCAGAGAACTAATTACGATGTTGAAATGATTAGAGAAACTGGTTTTTGTTCAGGTATAGAGAATTATTCAAGGCACTTGACTGGATTACCACCAGGAGCACCACCACATACCTTAATTGATTATTTCCCTGACGATTTTTTATTGATTATAGATGAGTCGCATATGACTGTTCCACAGGTAAGAGGTATGTATGCAGGTGACCAATCCAGGAAATCCACATTGGTTGAATATGGTTTTAGATTACCTTCAGCTAAAGATAACAGACCATTGAATTTCAATGAATTTGAAAGAAAATTAAATCAGGTACTATTTGTTTCTGCAACACCAGGACCATATGAAAACGACCATAAACAATTGATGGCTGAACAAATTATTAGACCGACAGGTCTATTGGATCCTAAAATTGAAGTGAAACCAGTAAAAGGACAGATAGATGACCTTATATCCAATGTCCAAAAAGAAGTGGAAAATAAAAATAAAATATTAATAACTACATTAACTAAAAGAATGGCGGAAGATCTAACGGATTACATGAAAGAATCTGGCATACGTGTTAGATATCTACATTCAGATATTGATACTTTAGAAAGAATTGAGATAGTACGAGATCTTAGAATGGATGTATTTGATGTTCTTGTAGGTATAAATCTACTTAGAGAAGGATTAGATATACCTGAAATAACTTTAGTGGCGATACTTGATGCAGACAAAGAGGGATTTTTGCGTTCAGAGACTGCTCTAATTCAAACAGTAGGACGTGCTGCAAGGAATGTAGAGGGAAGAGTTATTATGTATGCAGATATTATTACAGATAGTATGAATAGAGCAATTACAGAAACCAACAGAAGAAGAGATATACAGAAAAAGTATAATGAAGAGCATAATATTACTCCTACAACTATAAGCAAACCTGTTAGAGATATAATTAGTATCACTCAAGTAGCAGAATCAGAAGCGACATATGAATTAAATAAAGATCCGGAATCTATGAGTAGAGAAGAGTTGGAGAAAAAGATTTTGAAGTGTTCAAAAGAAATGAAACAAGCTGCTATGGACTTGCAATTTGAAAGAGCAGCTCAATTAAGAGATGAATTATATGAACTAAAAAAACAGTTAGATGCTTGA